From a region of the Georgenia yuyongxinii genome:
- a CDS encoding molybdopterin-dependent oxidoreductase: MSTQHLRTATHFGSYEVRGSGDAVTLTPVGEDASPNRLGDGLIDAHRGPLRITRPMVRRAWLERGPGPAGGARGTEPFVAVDWDTAYDLVARELARVRVEHGDAAVYGGSYGWGSAGRFHHPQSQIHRFLRMGGGYTDSVNSYSAGAMEVILPHVIGGDSWAFAERGVQWPEIAGDGELVVSFGGLAPKNAFANAGGVGRHMQPEWQRRCKDAGVAFVSISPLRTDAADFLGAEWIAPRPGTDVALMLGLAHELVRTGRHDVDFLTRCCVGWDRFERYLGGAVDGVAKDARWAGAICGVDAGVLTALAARIATRRTTINVSWSLQRMRHGEQVHWMAIVLSAMSGSLGRPGGGYAGGLGISQMGVRPRRHQVASLPQGPNKVTESIPVARISDMLLSPGQTYDFNGERRTYPHVRLVYWAGGNPFHHQQDLNRLVRAWQRPDTVVSHESWWNPLARFSDVVLPVATPLEREDFAVGMMDLTVTAMHRVLDPPPGVPTDHEAFAALADRLGYGQEFTKGRSAAQWVRHLYARTRDGLAAEGVALPDFETFWSAGVASTPEPAPVPDRSFALLRADPRAHPFETPSGRIEIFSATVASFGYDDCPGHPVWLEPEEWLGAVAARGPGLHLVSNQPRTRLHSQLNHAAHSRAAEVRDREPVLIHPDDARARGITDGQVVRLFNGRGACLAGARLTTDVRPGVVVLSTGAWFDPEDPGVPGSLERHGNPNVLTSDRATSRLAQGPSPGSTLVELEPWTGPVPTVGCFTPPEILPTTP; encoded by the coding sequence ATGAGCACTCAGCACCTTCGCACGGCCACCCACTTCGGCAGCTACGAGGTGCGGGGCTCGGGCGACGCCGTCACCCTGACGCCGGTGGGCGAGGACGCCTCCCCCAACCGGCTCGGCGACGGGCTGATCGACGCCCATCGTGGCCCGCTACGGATCACCCGGCCGATGGTGCGGCGGGCCTGGCTCGAGCGCGGCCCCGGCCCCGCAGGCGGCGCCCGTGGCACGGAACCGTTCGTCGCGGTCGACTGGGACACCGCCTACGACCTTGTGGCCCGCGAGCTGGCACGCGTGCGCGTCGAGCACGGCGACGCCGCCGTCTACGGCGGCTCGTACGGCTGGGGCAGCGCCGGCAGGTTCCACCACCCGCAGAGCCAGATCCACCGGTTCCTGCGCATGGGCGGCGGATACACCGACTCCGTGAACTCCTACAGCGCCGGCGCCATGGAGGTGATCCTCCCGCACGTTATCGGCGGTGACTCCTGGGCGTTCGCCGAGCGCGGCGTTCAGTGGCCCGAGATCGCCGGCGATGGCGAGCTCGTGGTGAGCTTCGGCGGTCTCGCACCCAAGAACGCCTTCGCCAACGCGGGCGGCGTGGGCCGGCACATGCAGCCAGAATGGCAGCGTCGGTGCAAGGACGCCGGCGTGGCGTTCGTCAGCATCTCTCCGTTGCGCACCGACGCCGCCGACTTCCTCGGTGCGGAGTGGATCGCGCCGCGGCCGGGCACCGACGTCGCGCTCATGCTCGGTCTCGCGCACGAGCTCGTGCGGACGGGCCGGCACGACGTCGACTTCCTCACCCGCTGCTGCGTGGGCTGGGACCGGTTCGAGCGCTACCTCGGCGGCGCCGTCGACGGCGTGGCGAAGGACGCGCGGTGGGCTGGGGCCATCTGTGGGGTCGACGCCGGTGTCCTCACCGCGCTCGCGGCGCGGATCGCCACGCGACGGACCACCATCAACGTCAGCTGGTCGCTCCAGCGCATGCGCCACGGCGAGCAGGTGCACTGGATGGCCATCGTGCTCTCTGCGATGTCCGGCTCCCTGGGCCGCCCCGGCGGCGGGTACGCCGGCGGCCTGGGGATCTCGCAGATGGGCGTGCGGCCACGGCGGCACCAGGTCGCCTCGCTCCCGCAAGGACCGAACAAGGTCACCGAGTCCATCCCCGTGGCCCGGATCTCCGACATGCTGCTCTCACCAGGGCAGACCTACGACTTCAACGGCGAGCGGCGCACCTACCCACACGTCCGGCTCGTCTACTGGGCGGGTGGCAACCCGTTCCACCACCAGCAGGACCTCAACCGGTTGGTCCGCGCCTGGCAGCGGCCCGACACCGTGGTCAGCCACGAATCGTGGTGGAACCCGCTCGCCCGGTTCAGCGACGTCGTCCTGCCCGTGGCGACGCCGCTGGAGCGGGAGGACTTCGCCGTCGGGATGATGGACCTGACCGTCACGGCCATGCACCGCGTGCTCGACCCGCCTCCGGGCGTCCCGACCGACCACGAGGCCTTCGCCGCCCTGGCCGACCGGCTGGGTTACGGGCAGGAGTTCACCAAGGGGCGCAGTGCCGCGCAGTGGGTGCGTCACCTGTACGCCCGCACCCGGGACGGCCTGGCCGCGGAGGGCGTCGCATTGCCGGACTTCGAGACGTTCTGGTCGGCCGGGGTGGCGAGCACGCCCGAGCCGGCCCCCGTGCCGGACCGGTCCTTCGCGCTGCTGCGCGCGGACCCGCGGGCGCACCCGTTCGAGACGCCGTCGGGGCGGATCGAGATCTTCTCGGCGACGGTCGCGTCGTTCGGGTACGACGACTGCCCCGGACATCCGGTGTGGCTGGAGCCGGAGGAGTGGCTCGGCGCGGTGGCGGCGCGCGGACCCGGGCTGCACCTGGTCTCCAACCAGCCGCGGACCCGGCTGCACAGCCAGCTGAACCACGCGGCGCACAGCCGCGCCGCCGAGGTGCGCGATCGCGAACCCGTGCTCATCCACCCCGACGACGCTCGCGCCCGGGGCATCACGGACGGCCAGGTGGTGCGCCTGTTCAACGGCCGGGGCGCCTGCCTGGCCGGGGCGCGGCTCACCACCGACGTCCGGCCCGGGGTCGTGGTGCTCTCCACGGGCGCATGGTTCGATCCGGAGGACCCGGGGGTGCCGGGTTCGCTGGAGCGCCACGGGAACCCCAATGTCCTCACGTCGGACCGGGCCACGTCGCGGCTCGCCCAGGGGCCCTCGCCCGGCTCCACGCTCGTCGAGCTCGAGCCCTGGACCGGGCCGGTTCCCACGGTCGGGTGCTTCACCCCTCCGGAGATCCTCCCCACTACCCCTTGA
- a CDS encoding aminobutyraldehyde dehydrogenase has protein sequence MAHGLHVDGVTRAGTGETTLLVDPATGDPIDTVSQASVADVTAAVDAAAAAFPAWAARTPGERARVLLRLADLLENDAGTLTDLEVAETGKPVAVFRDGELPFAADNLRFFAGSARSLDGTGAGTFSAGYTSMLVRRPLGVVAGIAPWNFPLVMAIWKIGPALAAGNTIVLKPAPSTPRSTLRLAALAAEAGLPAGVLNVVTGGTDVGQALVHDPRVAMVSITGSPGAGRAVMASAAASTKRVHLELGGKAPALVFADADLEAAAVALTMAATYNSGQDCTAATRAYVHSSVADRFANLVAEQMDRVRVGHPREESTDIGPLVSVGHRDRVHGFVTRAVEAGATLRAGGSLPDGPGAYYPPTFLTGAAQDAEIVQDEVFGPVLVMNAFDTEEEAIALANDSAYGLASSIWTVDVATALRVAPQIHAGVTWVNDHLPIASEAPHGGVKGSGFGKDMSHEAVLEYTVTQHVMIKHTVRQAHDSFRPA, from the coding sequence ATGGCACACGGACTCCACGTCGACGGCGTCACCCGCGCCGGCACCGGCGAGACCACCCTGCTCGTCGACCCCGCCACCGGCGACCCGATCGACACCGTCAGCCAGGCGAGCGTCGCCGACGTCACCGCCGCCGTCGACGCGGCCGCCGCCGCCTTCCCGGCGTGGGCGGCCCGCACCCCCGGGGAGCGGGCACGGGTGCTGCTGCGCCTGGCGGACCTCCTCGAGAACGACGCCGGGACGCTCACGGACCTCGAGGTGGCCGAGACCGGCAAGCCGGTGGCCGTGTTCCGGGACGGTGAGCTGCCGTTCGCGGCGGACAACCTGCGCTTCTTCGCCGGGTCTGCCCGGTCGCTGGACGGCACCGGCGCGGGCACATTCAGCGCGGGCTACACCTCGATGCTCGTGCGCCGCCCCCTCGGCGTGGTGGCGGGCATCGCGCCGTGGAACTTCCCGCTCGTCATGGCCATCTGGAAGATCGGGCCCGCCCTGGCCGCCGGCAACACGATCGTGCTCAAGCCCGCACCCAGCACCCCGCGCAGCACGCTCCGGCTCGCCGCGCTCGCGGCCGAGGCGGGCCTGCCGGCGGGCGTGCTCAACGTCGTCACCGGCGGCACCGACGTCGGTCAGGCCCTGGTGCACGATCCCCGGGTGGCGATGGTCTCCATCACCGGGTCGCCCGGCGCCGGCCGCGCGGTGATGGCGTCGGCGGCGGCGAGCACCAAGCGGGTGCACCTCGAGCTCGGCGGCAAGGCGCCGGCGCTCGTCTTCGCCGACGCCGACCTCGAGGCCGCGGCCGTCGCGCTGACGATGGCCGCCACGTACAACAGCGGCCAGGACTGCACCGCCGCCACCCGGGCGTACGTGCACAGCTCCGTCGCGGACCGCTTCGCCAATCTCGTCGCCGAGCAGATGGACCGGGTTCGGGTGGGCCACCCCCGGGAGGAGTCCACCGACATCGGCCCGCTCGTGTCGGTGGGGCACCGCGACCGCGTGCACGGGTTCGTCACGCGTGCCGTCGAGGCGGGCGCCACGCTGCGCGCCGGCGGGTCGCTGCCGGACGGGCCGGGCGCCTACTACCCACCGACCTTCCTCACCGGCGCGGCGCAGGACGCCGAGATCGTCCAGGACGAGGTGTTCGGGCCGGTGCTCGTGATGAATGCCTTCGACACCGAGGAGGAGGCCATCGCCCTGGCGAACGACAGCGCCTACGGCCTGGCGTCCTCGATCTGGACCGTGGACGTGGCCACCGCCCTGCGCGTGGCGCCCCAGATCCACGCGGGCGTCACCTGGGTCAACGACCACCTGCCGATCGCGTCCGAGGCCCCGCATGGCGGCGTCAAGGGCAGCGGCTTCGGCAAGGACATGAGCCACGAGGCGGTGCTGGAGTACACGGTCACACAGCACGTCATGATCAAGCACACCGTCCGGCAGGCCCACGACTCCTTCCGCCCTGCGTGA
- a CDS encoding NAD(P)/FAD-dependent oxidoreductase: MSVLGDARPLPVWWEGRDVSAVSGPLVRSTTADLVIVGGGLTGLWAAIHALEESPDRDVILLEASHVAAGASGRNGGFVSESLSHGLAHGEATWPGELDELVRLGRENVREIGEFLRAERIGADFRLCGKTTMATRPHEVAALLAAHERNERYGEESHLLDRDEAQADVHSPTYLAGLRTMGGGLVDPAALCAGLRDAALARGLRLHESTTVTGLERDGAGVRCRTEHGEVHARQVIIATNAFDPLLRRLRAYVIPVWDYVLATEPLTPAQLASIGWSQNQGLTDAGNEFHYYRRTSDDRILWGGYDAVYYFRSPTAPGREQRDRTHELLARHFRETFPQLADVRFTHRWGGLIDTTSRFTPVFGTALGGRVAYAVGYTGLGVAASRFGARVALDALAGSETERTRLSLVRKRPVPVPPEPLRWPAVQVTRAALAREDRTGRRGPLLQVMDRFGVGFTS; this comes from the coding sequence GTGAGCGTGCTCGGCGACGCGCGCCCGCTGCCGGTGTGGTGGGAGGGCCGGGACGTCTCCGCCGTCTCCGGCCCGCTCGTCCGGTCCACCACCGCCGACCTCGTCATCGTGGGCGGGGGCCTGACCGGCCTATGGGCCGCCATCCACGCGCTGGAGGAGTCGCCGGACCGTGACGTCATCCTGCTCGAGGCCTCGCACGTGGCGGCGGGGGCCTCGGGCCGCAACGGCGGCTTCGTGTCTGAGTCCCTCAGCCACGGGCTCGCCCACGGCGAGGCCACCTGGCCCGGCGAGCTGGACGAGCTCGTGCGATTGGGCCGGGAGAACGTGCGCGAGATCGGCGAGTTCCTCAGGGCCGAGCGGATCGGCGCGGACTTCCGGCTGTGCGGCAAGACCACGATGGCCACCCGACCGCACGAGGTGGCGGCGCTGCTCGCAGCCCACGAGCGGAACGAGCGGTACGGCGAGGAGTCCCACCTGCTCGACCGGGACGAGGCACAGGCAGACGTGCACTCCCCGACCTACCTCGCCGGCCTGCGCACCATGGGCGGTGGGCTGGTGGACCCGGCCGCCCTGTGCGCCGGGCTTCGCGACGCCGCGCTCGCCCGAGGGCTTCGGCTGCACGAGTCCACCACGGTGACCGGGCTCGAGCGCGACGGCGCCGGCGTGCGCTGCCGCACCGAGCACGGCGAGGTCCACGCCCGCCAGGTCATCATCGCGACCAACGCCTTCGACCCGCTCCTGCGCCGGCTGCGCGCCTACGTCATCCCCGTGTGGGACTACGTGCTCGCCACCGAGCCGCTGACGCCCGCCCAGCTCGCGTCGATCGGCTGGAGCCAGAACCAGGGGCTGACCGACGCCGGCAACGAGTTCCACTACTACCGGCGCACCTCCGACGACCGGATCCTGTGGGGCGGGTACGACGCCGTCTACTACTTCCGCAGCCCCACCGCCCCCGGCCGCGAGCAGCGGGACCGCACCCACGAGCTGCTCGCCCGCCACTTCCGCGAGACCTTCCCGCAGCTGGCAGACGTCCGCTTCACCCACCGGTGGGGCGGGCTCATCGACACCACCTCACGGTTCACGCCCGTGTTCGGCACCGCGCTGGGCGGCCGGGTGGCGTACGCCGTCGGCTACACCGGCCTGGGCGTGGCCGCATCCCGCTTCGGCGCACGCGTCGCGCTCGACGCGCTCGCAGGCAGTGAGACCGAGCGCACCCGCCTGTCCCTGGTCCGCAAGCGCCCCGTCCCCGTCCCCCCTGAGCCGTTGCGGTGGCCGGCCGTCCAGGTCACCCGGGCGGCGCTCGCCCGGGAGGACCGCACCGGACGCCGCGGCCCCCTGCTGCAGGTCATGGACCGCTTCGGCGTCGGCTTCACCAGCTAG
- a CDS encoding ABC transporter ATP-binding protein has product MTVLEGTPTRTAVRPLLQISEVSRAYGDVTALDDVSLSIGENEFFALLGPSGCGKTTLLRSIAGFEQPDAGGIRLGGEDLLAMPAHRRPVNLMFQSYALFPHMSVAKNVAYGLEREKLRRAEIDRRVGEVLETVGLSAMGGRRPAQLSGGQRQRVALARAIVKRPKVLLLDEPLSALDRKVRGEMQLELKRLQHEVGITFVIVTHDQEEALSMADRIAVMAEGRLQQVDSPVELYRHPRNLFVADFIGSSTLVPGTAAGGTFTAGDLGALPGTVATDLTGPAHLVLRPEWVHLDEPERGLLRGSVRDVQFHGGGSTIAVAVAGLKTPLLVGVPGAATVERGAAVGVSWNAADAVVVQDELA; this is encoded by the coding sequence ATGACCGTCCTCGAAGGCACGCCCACCCGGACGGCCGTGCGCCCACTGCTGCAGATCTCCGAGGTCAGCCGCGCCTACGGCGACGTCACGGCCTTGGACGACGTCTCCCTATCCATCGGCGAGAACGAGTTCTTCGCTCTCCTCGGGCCGTCCGGCTGCGGGAAGACGACGCTCCTGCGCTCGATCGCCGGGTTCGAGCAGCCCGACGCCGGCGGCATCCGGCTGGGCGGCGAGGACCTGCTCGCCATGCCGGCGCACCGCCGCCCGGTCAACCTCATGTTCCAGTCCTACGCGCTCTTCCCCCACATGAGCGTGGCGAAGAACGTCGCGTACGGCCTCGAACGGGAGAAGCTGCGCCGGGCCGAGATCGACCGCCGCGTCGGTGAGGTCCTGGAGACCGTCGGGCTCTCAGCCATGGGCGGGCGCCGCCCCGCTCAGCTTTCCGGCGGGCAGCGTCAGCGCGTCGCACTGGCCCGGGCGATCGTCAAGCGCCCCAAGGTGCTGCTGCTCGACGAGCCGCTCTCCGCCCTGGACCGCAAGGTCCGCGGGGAGATGCAGCTCGAGCTCAAGCGGCTGCAGCACGAGGTCGGCATCACCTTCGTCATCGTCACGCACGACCAGGAGGAGGCGCTGTCGATGGCCGACCGCATCGCGGTCATGGCCGAGGGGCGCCTCCAGCAGGTGGACAGTCCGGTCGAGCTCTACCGGCACCCCCGCAACCTGTTCGTCGCCGATTTCATCGGCTCGAGCACCCTGGTGCCCGGCACCGCGGCCGGCGGCACCTTCACCGCCGGCGACCTGGGCGCCCTGCCCGGCACCGTGGCGACAGATCTCACCGGCCCGGCGCACCTCGTGCTGCGGCCCGAGTGGGTCCATCTGGACGAGCCGGAGCGCGGCCTGCTGCGCGGCAGCGTCCGCGACGTGCAGTTCCACGGCGGCGGCTCGACCATCGCCGTCGCCGTCGCGGGCCTCAAGACGCCTCTGCTCGTGGGCGTCCCGGGCGCCGCGACCGTGGAGCGCGGCGCCGCCGTCGGCGTCTCCTGGAACGCCGCGGACGCCGTCGTCGTCCAGGACGAGCTCGCGTGA
- a CDS encoding ABC transporter permease has protein sequence MRRTSATGTGRLWIALAGCGLFLYLPIVVLIGMSFNASRTAFTWGGFSFRWYGELARNGDLIAALGTSLVVAVGATVVSTVLGTMLAVGLARHVRSTALEAASMAPGILPDLVLAIGLLSFFTLASIPTGTLSVLIAHSVFGTAFVVAVVRARLNGTDASLEEASRDLGANAATTFLRVTLPSIAPAVVAGALLVFTLSLDEFVIAYFTAGPTTQTLPIAIYAMVRTGVTPEINALATVLITITVTVIVVAARAVRRTEKPAS, from the coding sequence GTGCGTAGGACGTCGGCCACCGGGACGGGCCGGCTCTGGATCGCGCTGGCGGGGTGCGGGCTGTTCCTGTACCTGCCGATCGTCGTGCTGATCGGGATGTCGTTCAACGCCTCGCGCACGGCGTTCACCTGGGGCGGCTTCAGCTTCCGCTGGTACGGCGAGCTGGCGCGGAACGGCGACCTGATCGCGGCCCTCGGGACCTCCCTCGTCGTCGCCGTCGGCGCCACGGTCGTCTCCACGGTGCTGGGCACGATGCTCGCGGTGGGCCTGGCCCGGCACGTGCGCTCCACCGCGCTCGAGGCGGCCTCCATGGCGCCGGGGATCCTGCCGGACCTGGTTCTGGCGATCGGGCTGCTGTCGTTCTTCACGCTCGCGTCCATTCCCACGGGCACGCTGAGCGTGCTCATCGCCCACTCGGTCTTCGGCACCGCCTTCGTCGTCGCGGTGGTCCGCGCACGGCTGAACGGTACGGACGCCTCGCTGGAGGAGGCCTCCCGCGACCTCGGCGCGAACGCGGCCACCACGTTCCTTCGGGTGACGCTGCCGTCGATCGCCCCGGCGGTCGTGGCGGGTGCGCTGCTGGTGTTCACGCTCTCGCTCGATGAGTTCGTCATCGCCTACTTCACGGCCGGGCCGACCACCCAGACGCTGCCCATCGCCATCTACGCGATGGTCCGCACCGGCGTCACCCCCGAGATCAACGCGCTCGCGACCGTGCTCATCACCATCACCGTCACGGTGATCGTCGTCGCGGCCCGTGCCGTGCGTAGAACGGAGAAGCCCGCATCATGA
- a CDS encoding ABC transporter permease: MVASPARPGRRRGRGARLEPTLLLAPGLLYLTVFVAVPVLLVGAYMFATRGRLSGVEWTFTLENFSRALEPIYLKVLADSLFVAGLATVLAFLIGYPTAYAITKLPPRWRTVALVLVVVPFWTNFLIRTYAWIVLLNSQGLVNDALVALGVVDAPVELLYTRGAVVVGMVYAYLPLMILPLYAALSKVDPELLEASANLGATRARTFWTVTFPLTLPAALIGGILVFVPTMGNFVIPELLGGGKVSMVGTLVRDQFLRARDWPFGAVLAMILIILLVVLFLVQSRIARHIEGGGRRA, encoded by the coding sequence ATGGTCGCATCACCAGCTCGTCCCGGGCGCCGCCGCGGTCGCGGCGCCCGGCTCGAGCCGACCCTCCTCCTCGCGCCCGGCCTGCTGTACCTGACGGTCTTCGTAGCGGTCCCCGTGCTGCTTGTCGGGGCCTACATGTTCGCCACCCGCGGCCGTCTCTCAGGCGTCGAGTGGACCTTCACGCTCGAGAACTTCTCCCGGGCGCTGGAGCCGATCTACCTCAAGGTCCTGGCCGACTCCCTCTTCGTAGCCGGGCTCGCGACCGTGCTCGCGTTCCTCATCGGCTACCCGACGGCGTACGCGATCACCAAGCTGCCGCCCCGGTGGCGCACGGTGGCCCTCGTGCTGGTCGTCGTACCGTTCTGGACGAACTTCCTCATCCGGACCTACGCCTGGATCGTCCTTCTCAACAGCCAGGGCCTGGTCAACGACGCCCTGGTGGCGCTCGGCGTGGTCGACGCGCCGGTCGAGCTGCTCTACACGAGGGGCGCCGTCGTGGTGGGCATGGTCTACGCCTACCTGCCGCTGATGATCCTGCCGCTGTACGCCGCCCTCTCGAAGGTCGACCCCGAGCTGCTGGAGGCCTCCGCCAACCTCGGCGCCACCCGGGCCCGGACGTTCTGGACGGTGACGTTCCCTCTCACGCTTCCGGCCGCGCTCATCGGCGGGATCCTCGTGTTCGTGCCGACCATGGGGAACTTCGTCATCCCCGAGCTGCTCGGCGGCGGCAAGGTCTCGATGGTGGGCACGCTCGTGCGCGACCAGTTCCTCCGGGCACGGGACTGGCCCTTCGGCGCGGTGCTGGCAATGATCCTCATCATCTTGCTCGTGGTGCTGTTCCTGGTGCAGTCCCGCATCGCGCGGCACATCGAGGGCGGTGGTCGCCGTGCGTAG
- a CDS encoding polyamine ABC transporter substrate-binding protein: MTKSLLRRSTAVAALGTTAAVVLTACGGGTADEPAALDPDADLTQQTIVVSNWESYMPEDIAELVKDETGATVKVTHHATNEDLVAKVTAGGGDGLDVIFGTAPFLEAFAKEGLLEPIDTSLLENWGELDALATDGAVIDGETYWAPYTWGTTGICYREDLVDEAPNSWYDLLTPADEYKGKVTMMGTDRWAVLPAQKALGFSANTTDEAEMAEVKDLMLQAKPNLLAYDDNTFYERLISGEAVMVEAWDGWCNYGTAENDNIKFVVPEEGSDLFVDGMAILKSSKSKEAAYAFIDTVLKPENHAWAAENILYNVPNQAALDLLPDELLKTYDVLGERRPEMLEGEALTDVGDAASLYTKIITEVTAS, from the coding sequence GTGACGAAGTCCCTCCTCCGGCGCAGCACCGCCGTCGCGGCTCTCGGGACCACCGCAGCGGTCGTGCTGACCGCCTGCGGCGGTGGCACCGCTGACGAGCCCGCCGCCCTCGACCCCGACGCCGACCTCACCCAGCAGACCATCGTGGTGTCCAACTGGGAGTCCTACATGCCCGAGGACATTGCCGAGCTCGTCAAGGACGAGACCGGCGCGACGGTCAAGGTCACCCACCACGCCACCAACGAGGACCTCGTCGCCAAGGTCACCGCCGGCGGCGGCGACGGCCTCGACGTCATCTTCGGCACCGCACCCTTCCTCGAGGCCTTCGCCAAGGAGGGCCTCCTTGAGCCGATCGACACCTCACTCCTGGAGAACTGGGGCGAGCTCGACGCCTTGGCCACCGATGGCGCCGTGATCGACGGTGAGACCTACTGGGCGCCCTACACCTGGGGCACCACCGGGATCTGCTACCGCGAGGATCTCGTCGACGAGGCCCCCAACAGCTGGTACGACCTGCTGACGCCCGCGGACGAGTACAAGGGCAAGGTGACCATGATGGGCACCGACCGATGGGCGGTGCTGCCCGCACAGAAGGCTCTCGGGTTCTCCGCCAACACCACGGACGAGGCTGAGATGGCCGAGGTCAAGGACCTCATGCTGCAGGCCAAGCCCAACCTGCTCGCCTACGACGACAACACCTTCTACGAGCGGCTCATCAGCGGCGAGGCCGTCATGGTGGAGGCCTGGGACGGCTGGTGCAACTACGGCACCGCCGAGAACGACAACATCAAGTTCGTCGTCCCGGAGGAGGGCTCCGACCTGTTCGTCGATGGCATGGCGATCCTCAAGTCCTCCAAGAGCAAGGAGGCCGCGTATGCGTTCATCGACACCGTGCTGAAGCCGGAGAACCACGCCTGGGCAGCCGAGAACATTCTCTACAACGTGCCGAACCAGGCCGCCCTCGACCTGCTCCCTGACGAGCTCCTCAAGACGTACGACGTCCTCGGCGAGCGCCGTCCGGAGATGCTCGAGGGTGAGGCGTTGACGGACGTCGGTGACGCTGCGTCCCTGTACACCAAGATCATCACCGAGGTCACGGCGTCCTGA
- a CDS encoding TetR/AcrR family transcriptional regulator, with protein MPVGRKQRRESLIAAARRAVAEHGADVRLKDVAQQAGLTSGAVLYHFPDIQTLLVEANRAGMERFYDERLRTVAAIADPAEKLVVTIASGLPLDADDEAVRLMCELGGSAGRYPVYGAMLTSLYDRQVSMYQLLLETGAAAGAFVLARKSLAIARNIVALEDAYGYRMVARHPMIDRRVATELILDYARLATGHPLDRPRVRADKPTHALH; from the coding sequence ATGCCCGTAGGCAGGAAGCAGCGCCGCGAGAGTCTCATCGCGGCGGCGCGGCGTGCCGTCGCGGAGCACGGTGCCGACGTGCGTCTCAAGGACGTCGCCCAGCAGGCCGGCCTCACCTCCGGGGCGGTCCTCTACCACTTCCCGGACATCCAGACCCTGCTGGTCGAGGCGAACCGGGCGGGCATGGAGCGGTTCTACGACGAGCGGCTGCGCACCGTCGCGGCGATTGCCGACCCCGCGGAGAAGCTCGTGGTCACGATCGCCTCCGGCCTGCCGCTCGACGCCGACGACGAGGCGGTCCGGCTGATGTGCGAGCTGGGCGGGTCCGCCGGGCGGTACCCCGTCTACGGCGCCATGCTCACGTCCCTGTACGACCGGCAGGTCTCGATGTACCAGCTGCTCCTCGAGACCGGCGCCGCCGCCGGGGCGTTCGTCCTCGCGCGGAAGTCCCTGGCCATCGCCCGCAACATCGTCGCCCTCGAGGACGCCTACGGCTACCGCATGGTCGCCCGGCATCCCATGATCGACCGCCGCGTCGCGACCGAGCTGATCCTCGACTACGCCCGGCTGGCCACCGGACACCCGCTCGACCGCCCCAGAGTCCGCGCCGACAAACCGACTCACGCCCTCCACTGA